From Juglans regia cultivar Chandler chromosome 6, Walnut 2.0, whole genome shotgun sequence, the proteins below share one genomic window:
- the LOC108992104 gene encoding tubulin alpha chain-like isoform X1, which translates to MRECISIHIGQAGIQVGNACWELYCLEHGIQPDGQMPSDKTVGGGDDAFNTFFSETGAGKHVPRAVFVDLEPTVIDEVRTGTYRQLFHPEQLISGKEDAANNFARGHYTIGKEIVDLCLDRIRKLADNCTGLQGFLVFNAVGGGTGSGLGSLLLERLSVDYGKKSKLGFTVYPSPQVSTSVVEPYNSVLSTHSLLEHTDVAVLLDNEAIYDICRRSLDIERPTYTNLNRLVSQVISSLTASLRFDGALNVDVTEFQTNLVPYPRIHFMLSSYAPVISAEKAYHEQLSVAEITNSAFEPSSMMAKCDPRHGKYMACCLMYRGDVVPKDVNAAVATIKTKRTIQFVDWCPTGFKCGINYQPPTVVPGGDLAKVQRAVCMISNSTSVAEVFSRIDHKFDLMYAKRAFVHWYVGEGMEEGEFSEAREDLAALEKDYEEVGAESAEGEDGDEGDEY; encoded by the exons ATGAGAGAGTGCATCTCGATCCACATCGGCCAGGCCGGTATCCAGGTCGGCAATGCCTGCTGGGAGCTGTACTGCCTCGAGCATGGCATTCAG CCTGATGGCCAGATGCCGAGTGACAAGACAGTTGGCGGTGGAGATGATGCCTTCAACACCTTTTTCAGCGAAACCGGAGCTGGGAAGCACGTCCCTCGTGCAGTCTTTGTTGATCTTGAGCCTACTGTCATTGATGAAGTGAGGACTGGAACATACCGCCAGCTCTTCCACCCTGAGCAACTCATCAGCGGCAAGGAAGATGCTGCCAACAACTTTGCCCGTGGCCATTACacca TTGGGAAAGAGATTGTTGATCTTTGCCTGGACCGGATCCGCAAGCTTGCAGACAACTGCACTGGTCTTCAAGGCTTCTTGGTTTTCAATGCTGTCGGAGGGGGTACCGGTTCTGGTCTTGGATCACTGCTTTTGGAGCGTCTCTCCGTTGATTATGGAAAGAAGTCAAAGCTCGGTTTCACTGTCTATCCCTCACCACAGGTGTCCACATCCGTTGTGGAGCCATACAACAGCGTCCTTTCAACTCACTCCCTCCTTGAGCACACTGATGTTGCTGTGCTTCTTGACAATGAGGCCATCTATGACATCTGCAGGCGCTCCCTTGACATCGAGCGTCCTACTTACACTAATCTTAACCGCCTTGTCTCtcag GTGATCTCGTCCCTGACTGCCTCCTTGCGGTTCGATGGAGCCCTGAATGTTGATGTGACTGAGTTCCAGACCAACTTGGTTCCCTACCCCAGGATCCATTTCATGCTTTCCTCTTATGCTCCTGTCATCTCAGCTGAGAAGGCATACCATGAGCAACTTTCAGTGGCCGAGATTACTAACAGTGCCTTTGAACCCTCTTCCATGATGGCAAAGTGTGACCCACGCCATGGCAAGTACATGGCTTGCTGCTTGATGTACCGTGGTGATGTTGTGCCCAAGGATGTGAATGCAGCTGTGGCCACCATCAAGACCAAGCGCACCATCCAATTTGTTGACTGGTGTCCTACTGGATTTAAGTGTGGTATCAATTACCAGCCACCCACCGTTGTTCCGGGAGGCGACCTTGCTAAGGTGCAAAGGGCCGTCTGCATGATCTCTAACTCAACCAGTGTTGCTGAGGTGTTCTCTCGCATTGACCACAAGTTTGATCTCATGTATGCCAAACGTGCCTTTGTGCACTGGTATGTCGGTGAGGGTATGGAGGAGGGGGAGTTCTCAGAGGCTCGTGAAGATCTGGCTGCCCTGGAGAAGGATTACGAGGAGGTTGGTGCAGAATCTGCCGAGGGAGAGGATGGTGATGAAGGAGATGAATACTAG
- the LOC108992104 gene encoding tubulin alpha chain-like isoform X2, which translates to MRECISIHIGQAGIQVGNACWELYCLEHGIQPDGQMPSDKTVGGGDDAFNTFFSETGAGKHVPRAVFVDLEPTVIDEVRTGTYRQLFHPEQLISGKEDAANNFARGHYTIGKEIVDLCLDRIRKLADNCTGLQGFLVFNAVGGGTGSGLGSLLLERLSVDYGKKSKLGFTVYPSPQVSTSVVEPYNSVLSTHSLLEHTDVAVLLDNEAIYDICRRSLDIERPTYTNLNRLVSQVISSLTASLRFDGALNVDVTEFQTNLVPYPRIHFMLSSYAPVISAEKAYHEQLSVAEITNSAFEPSSMMAKCDPRHGKYMACCLMYRGDVVPKDVNAAVATIKTKRTIQFVDWCPTGFKCGINYQPPTVVPGGDLAKVQRAVCMISNSTSVAEVGSSQRLVKIWLPWRRITRRLVQNLPRERMVMKEMNTRGSM; encoded by the exons ATGAGAGAGTGCATCTCGATCCACATCGGCCAGGCCGGTATCCAGGTCGGCAATGCCTGCTGGGAGCTGTACTGCCTCGAGCATGGCATTCAG CCTGATGGCCAGATGCCGAGTGACAAGACAGTTGGCGGTGGAGATGATGCCTTCAACACCTTTTTCAGCGAAACCGGAGCTGGGAAGCACGTCCCTCGTGCAGTCTTTGTTGATCTTGAGCCTACTGTCATTGATGAAGTGAGGACTGGAACATACCGCCAGCTCTTCCACCCTGAGCAACTCATCAGCGGCAAGGAAGATGCTGCCAACAACTTTGCCCGTGGCCATTACacca TTGGGAAAGAGATTGTTGATCTTTGCCTGGACCGGATCCGCAAGCTTGCAGACAACTGCACTGGTCTTCAAGGCTTCTTGGTTTTCAATGCTGTCGGAGGGGGTACCGGTTCTGGTCTTGGATCACTGCTTTTGGAGCGTCTCTCCGTTGATTATGGAAAGAAGTCAAAGCTCGGTTTCACTGTCTATCCCTCACCACAGGTGTCCACATCCGTTGTGGAGCCATACAACAGCGTCCTTTCAACTCACTCCCTCCTTGAGCACACTGATGTTGCTGTGCTTCTTGACAATGAGGCCATCTATGACATCTGCAGGCGCTCCCTTGACATCGAGCGTCCTACTTACACTAATCTTAACCGCCTTGTCTCtcag GTGATCTCGTCCCTGACTGCCTCCTTGCGGTTCGATGGAGCCCTGAATGTTGATGTGACTGAGTTCCAGACCAACTTGGTTCCCTACCCCAGGATCCATTTCATGCTTTCCTCTTATGCTCCTGTCATCTCAGCTGAGAAGGCATACCATGAGCAACTTTCAGTGGCCGAGATTACTAACAGTGCCTTTGAACCCTCTTCCATGATGGCAAAGTGTGACCCACGCCATGGCAAGTACATGGCTTGCTGCTTGATGTACCGTGGTGATGTTGTGCCCAAGGATGTGAATGCAGCTGTGGCCACCATCAAGACCAAGCGCACCATCCAATTTGTTGACTGGTGTCCTACTGGATTTAAGTGTGGTATCAATTACCAGCCACCCACCGTTGTTCCGGGAGGCGACCTTGCTAAGGTGCAAAGGGCCGTCTGCATGATCTCTAACTCAACCAGTGTTGCTGAGGT GGGGAGTTCTCAGAGGCTCGTGAAGATCTGGCTGCCCTGGAGAAGGATTACGAGGAGGTTGGTGCAGAATCTGCCGAGGGAGAGGATGGTGATGAAGGAGATGAATACTAGAGGCTCGATGTAA